A stretch of Leucobacter aridicollis DNA encodes these proteins:
- a CDS encoding shikimate kinase, with amino-acid sequence MSGARRAGRRAGAPAAAPKPAPPGQRSSESAGELPGQSLGQQSGQRAGDQSGQPAGERPGQPAGQRGQDAGRPRPPRRRRPQRSGAQSADEGQSASAATNSGRRQQGEAEASGDATQPRRPAKRRRRRRGGGNRLPERTIVFVGPMAAGKTSLGRRVAKELGIPFVDSDVVFVRKHGAITDFFAAHGEPEFRRIEAEIIASELAEPGTRILALGGGAVLSESTRELLRRHPTILLMTTQEAVLRTANISRRPLLRDDPSAWGRILAERKPLYLEVADVTFRTDRAGKEQLTRRVVEWARAYARRERAAAQVAAVHAAAQPGGRGPAASEGTETVQAEADTSIPAKADTNHPGEPGANLPAEAETHGVGEDQD; translated from the coding sequence GTGAGCGGCGCGCGCAGGGCCGGTCGGCGCGCGGGGGCTCCCGCGGCCGCGCCGAAGCCCGCGCCACCGGGCCAGCGGTCGAGCGAGTCTGCGGGCGAGCTGCCTGGGCAGTCGTTGGGCCAGCAGTCGGGGCAACGTGCGGGCGACCAGTCGGGGCAGCCTGCGGGCGAGCGTCCCGGTCAGCCCGCGGGCCAGCGCGGCCAGGACGCTGGCAGGCCGCGGCCCCCGCGCCGCCGCCGCCCGCAGCGCTCCGGTGCCCAGTCCGCAGATGAAGGGCAGTCTGCCAGCGCGGCGACGAACTCCGGCCGACGCCAGCAGGGTGAAGCCGAGGCGTCGGGCGATGCAACTCAGCCGCGGCGGCCTGCGAAGCGGCGGCGCCGCCGCCGGGGCGGTGGAAACCGGCTGCCGGAGCGGACGATCGTGTTCGTGGGGCCGATGGCCGCAGGCAAGACGAGCCTCGGGCGGCGCGTCGCGAAGGAGCTCGGCATTCCCTTCGTCGACAGCGACGTCGTGTTCGTGCGGAAGCACGGCGCGATCACGGACTTCTTTGCGGCGCACGGCGAGCCCGAGTTTCGTCGCATCGAAGCAGAGATCATCGCGTCCGAGCTCGCCGAGCCAGGGACGCGGATCCTCGCGCTTGGCGGGGGAGCCGTGCTCTCGGAATCGACGCGCGAGCTGCTGCGCCGCCACCCAACGATCCTGCTCATGACGACGCAGGAGGCTGTGCTGCGCACCGCGAACATCTCTCGGCGCCCGCTGCTGCGGGATGACCCCTCTGCGTGGGGACGAATCCTTGCTGAGCGCAAGCCGCTCTACCTCGAGGTCGCCGACGTGACATTCCGCACCGACCGTGCCGGGAAGGAACAGCTCACCCGCCGCGTTGTTGAATGGGCGCGCGCCTATGCCAGGCGCGAGCGCGCCGCCGCGCAGGTCGCTGCGGTGCACGCCGCGGCGCAGCCAGGCGGACGCGGCCCAGCCGCGTCGGAAGGTACCGAGACTGTCCAGGCTGAGGCCGACACGAGCATTCCGGCGAAGGCCGACACGAACCATCCGGGTGAGCCCGGTGCGAATCTTCCGGCAGAGGCCGAGACACATGGAGTTGGAGAGGACCAAGATTGA
- a CDS encoding RES family NAD+ phosphorylase, which translates to MQEPHAQEPLRLFRCYPRVAGARQGKPGHWSFVPRPQFHGRWDNADLYDSWYFSKTAVGAIAESFYNKRRWIPEVFLTPAGEPRAVVELEYAGPELVDFDDARVLLDLGVRPSTVVVQDLGVTQALAKRVFEERSGDRGGISWWSSQMPAETSVLLWGEGGVPPAGLKAVGIQALSAEHPAVVEAAGRLYREVG; encoded by the coding sequence ATGCAGGAGCCTCACGCGCAGGAGCCACTGCGACTCTTTCGCTGCTATCCGCGGGTGGCGGGCGCCCGCCAGGGCAAGCCTGGCCACTGGTCGTTCGTGCCGCGCCCGCAGTTTCACGGCAGGTGGGACAACGCCGACCTGTACGACTCGTGGTACTTCTCGAAGACTGCCGTCGGCGCGATAGCGGAGAGCTTCTACAACAAGCGACGGTGGATCCCTGAGGTGTTCCTCACTCCGGCTGGCGAGCCGCGAGCGGTCGTGGAGCTCGAATACGCTGGTCCGGAGCTCGTCGACTTCGATGATGCGCGCGTGCTGCTCGATCTCGGAGTGCGCCCGAGCACGGTCGTCGTGCAAGACCTCGGCGTGACGCAGGCGCTCGCTAAACGAGTGTTCGAGGAGCGGTCGGGTGACCGTGGCGGCATCAGCTGGTGGTCGTCGCAGATGCCTGCGGAGACGTCCGTGTTGCTCTGGGGCGAGGGCGGCGTGCCTCCGGCTGGTCTCAAGGCTGTCGGGATTCAGGCATTGAGCGCTGAGCACCCTGCGGTTGTTGAGGCCGCGGGCAGGCTCTATCGGGAAGTCGGCTAG
- a CDS encoding helix-turn-helix domain-containing protein yields the protein MSIAVTHQPGFADGFRMLLGAAGNGALLAELLGVKPSQVTRWRQGSQVPSPESARSIMDFAYIIARAESTMHTKVVPIWLDSPNQFLRGSTPRECIKLGRVAEVIGAIDAEDEGAYA from the coding sequence ATGAGCATCGCAGTGACACACCAGCCCGGCTTCGCCGACGGTTTCCGCATGCTGCTCGGGGCCGCCGGCAACGGCGCGCTGCTCGCCGAGTTGCTTGGCGTGAAGCCTTCGCAGGTGACTCGATGGCGGCAGGGTTCGCAGGTCCCCTCGCCCGAGTCCGCCCGATCCATCATGGACTTCGCGTACATCATTGCCCGAGCGGAATCGACGATGCACACGAAGGTCGTGCCGATCTGGCTCGATTCGCCCAACCAGTTTCTGCGCGGGTCGACCCCGCGCGAGTGCATCAAGCTGGGCCGCGTCGCCGAGGTGATCGGCGCGATCGACGCCGAGGACGAGGGCGCGTACGCGTAA
- the aroB gene encoding 3-dehydroquinate synthase, with amino-acid sequence MSNSTQVTEIAVTGETNYTITVGRDLFERVPEALGSRVAKVLIVHTSTVGRLADDLRTSLQQHYGEVILAEVPDAESAKRVEVAAFCWQILGQADFTRSDAIIGLGGGAVTDLAGFVAATWLRGVRLVQLPTTVLGMVDAAVGGKTGINTAEGKNLVGAFYPPAAVICDLAVLDTLPKNEILAGFAEVAKCGFIAEPEILDIIEADVDRATDPTTPEFQRVVELAIGVKARVVSEDFKEGGLREILNYGHTLGHAIEHAERYQWRHGVAIAIGMSYAAELGRMSGALSDAAVERHRNVLTLLGLPLSYPAGRWPGLLAAMQRDKKARAGMLRFIVLDDIGKPRVLAGVDESMLQFAYQEIAS; translated from the coding sequence TTGAGCAACTCGACGCAGGTGACTGAGATCGCTGTCACCGGGGAGACCAACTACACGATCACCGTGGGCCGCGACCTGTTTGAGCGGGTGCCGGAGGCGCTCGGCTCTCGCGTTGCGAAGGTGCTCATCGTGCACACGTCGACGGTTGGTCGGCTCGCCGACGACCTGCGGACCTCGCTGCAGCAGCACTACGGTGAGGTGATCCTCGCCGAGGTTCCCGACGCGGAGTCGGCGAAGCGTGTTGAGGTCGCCGCATTCTGCTGGCAGATTCTGGGCCAGGCAGACTTTACGCGCAGCGACGCGATCATCGGCCTCGGCGGGGGCGCCGTGACCGATCTCGCTGGCTTCGTCGCGGCGACGTGGCTGCGAGGGGTTCGGCTCGTCCAACTGCCGACCACGGTGCTCGGCATGGTCGACGCTGCCGTCGGTGGCAAGACGGGTATCAACACGGCCGAGGGCAAGAACCTCGTGGGGGCGTTTTACCCGCCGGCCGCGGTGATCTGCGACCTTGCGGTTCTTGACACGCTCCCGAAGAACGAGATCCTGGCCGGGTTCGCGGAGGTCGCTAAGTGCGGCTTCATCGCTGAGCCCGAGATCCTCGACATTATCGAGGCCGACGTCGACCGGGCGACGGACCCGACGACGCCGGAGTTCCAGCGCGTCGTCGAGCTCGCGATCGGTGTGAAAGCTCGTGTCGTCTCTGAGGACTTCAAGGAGGGTGGGCTCCGAGAGATCCTGAACTACGGCCACACGCTCGGTCACGCGATCGAGCATGCGGAGCGCTACCAGTGGCGCCACGGCGTCGCGATCGCGATCGGGATGTCGTACGCGGCCGAGCTCGGCAGGATGTCGGGCGCGCTGTCGGACGCGGCGGTCGAGCGGCACCGGAATGTCCTGACGCTGCTCGGGCTGCCGCTGTCCTACCCGGCCGGGCGCTGGCCGGGGCTGCTGGCAGCGATGCAGCGCGACAAGAAGGCTCGCGCCGGCATGCTGCGCTTTATCGTGCTTGACGACATTGGGAAGCCGCGCGTGCTTGCCGGGGTCGACGAGTCGATGCTGCAGTTCGCCTACCAGGAGATCGCGAGCTAG